The Deltaproteobacteria bacterium region CCGGTGAGCCGCGCGCGGTCGAGGCAGGCGCCCGCCAGTTTGGCCCCCGTCAAGTTCGCGCCGGACAGATCCGCGCCCGACAGGTCCGCTCCCGACAGGTCGCGGCCCGACAGGTCCGCACCCGACAGGTCGGCTCGCGCGAGCTGCGCCCCGGGCCCCACGTCCGGGGCGGCCGGCT contains the following coding sequences:
- a CDS encoding pentapeptide repeat-containing protein — protein: MHAGAASARGGSAVTAAVRAVEPAAPDVGPGAQLARADLSGADLSGRDLSGADLSGADLSGANLTGAKLAGACLDRARLTG